One genomic region from Chelonia mydas isolate rCheMyd1 chromosome 25, rCheMyd1.pri.v2, whole genome shotgun sequence encodes:
- the LOC102939257 gene encoding cartilage oligomeric matrix protein — MISTLAFIFLLSLCCPFASSQTTSVGGDDVGRQMLTEMRETNLALKEVRDLLKQQIKEITFLKNTVMECDACGMNTGATGPRITITQFPRCLSNPCFPGVTCTETGSGFRCGPCPLGFTGNGTHCTDINECSTNPCFPRVNCVNTAPGFHCDPCPPGYTGPAPEGVGLAFARANKQVCTDINECETDSAKACVPNSICINTRGSYKCGSCKPGFVGDQIIGCRSQTERRCSNGQLSPCHEKAHCIVERDGTISCVCIVGWAGNGYVCGRDTDIDGFPDEKLRCTDQKCRKDNCVTVPNSGQEDADRDGIGDACDDDADGDGILNAEDNCVLVRNADQRNTDKDSFGDACDNCRHVKNNDQQDSDSDGKGDACDDDIDGDKIKNVVDNCKKTPNPDQKDSDGDGVGDVCDSCPTISNPDQKDADHDLVGDLCDTNQDRDGDGHQDSQDNCPSVPNSSQLDTDHDGIGDECDDDDDNDGIPDLRPPGPDNCRLVPNPGQDDSDRDGVGDLCEDDFDKDQVIDRIDVCPENAEVTLTDFRAFQTVVLDPEGDAQIDPNWIVLNQGMEIVQTMNSDPGLAVGYTAFNGVDFEGTFHVNTATDDDYAGFIFGYQDSSSFYVVMWKQMEQTYWQANPFRAVAEPGIQLKAVKSKTGPGEYLRNSLWHTGDTTDQVKLLWKDPRNSGWKDKTSYRWFLQHRPQVGYIRARFYEGPEMVADSGVILDTTMRGGRLGVFCFSQENIIWSNLRYRCNDTIPEDYETFRTQLDQPTA, encoded by the exons ATGATTTCGACTCTAGCCTTCATTTTTCTCCTAAGCCTCTGTTGTCCTTTTGCATCAAGTCAGACGACAAGCGTAGGAG GAGATGATGTCGGGCGCCAGATGCTCACAGAGATGAGAGAAACTAACCTGGCACTGAAGGAAGTCAGAGATTTGCTGAAGCAGCAG ATTAAGGAGATCACGTTCCTGAAAAACACAGTCATGGAGTGTGATGCCTGCG GCATGAACACCGGGGCAACTGGCCCAAGGATCACCATAACACAATTTCCCAGATGTTTGTCAAACCCTTGTTTCCCTGGAGTTACCTGCACAGAGACTGGCTCTGGCTTCCGCTGTGGACCCTGCCCCCTGGGCTTCACAGGCAACGGGACCCACTGCACAGACATAAATGAG TGCAGCACGAATCCCTGCTTCCCAAGAGTCAACTGCGTTAACACTGCCCCTGGCTTCCATTGTGACCCCTGTCCCCCGGGCTACACTGGGCCAGCACCCGAAGGGGTTGGGCTAGCATTCGCCAGAGCTAACAAACAG GTTTGCACAGACATCAATGAGTGTGAGACAGACAGCGCCAAGGCTTGCGTCCCAAACTCCATCTGCATCAACACACGG GGATCCTACAAGTGCGGGTCTTGTAAGCCTGGCTTTGTTGGGGACCAGATTATTGGGTGCCGGAGCCAGACGGAGAGACGCTGTTCCAACGGGCAACTCAGTCCGTGCCATGAGAAAGCTCACTGCATTGTTGAACGTGATGGGACCATCTCATGTGTG TGCATTGTCGGGTGGGCCGGGAACGGCTACGTCTGCGGGAGGGACACAGACATCGATGGATTCCCGGATGAGAAGCTGCGCTGCACAGACCAAAAATGCCGCAAG GATAACTGCGTGACCGTCCCCAACTCCGGCCAGGAGGACGCGGACAGGGATGGCATCGGCGACGCGTGTGATGACGACGCTGATGGAGATGGGATATTAAATGCTGAG GACAACTGCGTCCTCGTGCGCAATGCGGACCAGCGCAACACAGACAAGGACAGCTTCGGCGACGCCTGTGACAACTGCCGGCACGTGAAGAACAACGACCAGCAGGACAGCGACAGCGACGGGAAGGGAGACGCGTGTGACGATGACATAGATGGAGACA AGATCAAAAACGTGGTGGACAActgtaaaaaaacccccaaccctgaTCAGAAAGACAGCGATGGGGACGGAGTGGGGGACGTGTGTGACAGCTGCCCCACCATCAGTAACCCAGACCAG AAAGATGCTGACCATGACCTTGTGGGGGACCTGTGTGACACCAACCAGGACCG AGACGGGGACGGCCACCAGGACTCCCAGGATAACTGCCCCTCAGTGCCCAATAGCTCCCAGCTGGACACGGACCACGACGGGATTGGAGATGAATGTGATGACGACGATGACAATGATGGGATTCCGGATCTAAGACCTCCTGGCCCTGACAACTGCCGGCTAGTCCCCAACCCTGGCCAAGACGATTCAGACC GTGATGGTGTGGGGGATCTCTGTGAAGATGACTTTGACAAGGACCAGGTGATTGACAGAATCGACGTGTGCCCAGAGAATGCAGAGGTGACTCTGACAGATTTCAGGGCTTTCCAGACAGTCGTGTTGGACCCTGAGGGCGACGCACAGATTGACCCTAACTGGATTGTCCTCAATCAG GGCATGGAAATTGTCCAGACCATGAACAGCGATCCTGGCCTGGCAGTGG GTTACACTGCATTCAACGGGGTGGATTTCGAGGGCACCTTCCACGTGAACACTGCCACAGACGACGATTACGCAGGCTTTATCTTCGGCTACCAGGACAGCTCCAGTTTCTACGTGGTGATGTGGAAGCAGATGGAGCAGACGTACTGGCAGGCAAACCCCTTCCGTGCAGTAGCAGAGCCCGGAATTCAGCTGAAG gCAGTGAAATCTAAAACAGGGCCAGGAGAATATCTCCGTAATTCCCTTTGGCACACTGGAGACACTACAGACCAGGTCAAACTGCTATGGAAAGACCCCAGGAATTCCGGCTGGAAGGACAAGACCTCGTATCGTTGGTTCCTACAGCACCGGCCTCAAGTTGGATACATCAG AGCTCGCTTCTATGAAGGCCCTGAAATGGTAGCAGACAGCGGAGTCATCCTTGATACAACCATGCGAGGGGGTCGTCTGGGGGTATTCTGCTTCTCCCAGGAGAACATTATCTGGTCCAACCTGCGTTACCGCTGCAATG ATACCATTCCTGAAGATTATGAAACATTCCGAACTCAGCTGGACCAGCCCACAGCTTAA